One segment of Engraulis encrasicolus isolate BLACKSEA-1 chromosome 7, IST_EnEncr_1.0, whole genome shotgun sequence DNA contains the following:
- the LOC134452890 gene encoding scavenger receptor cysteine-rich domain-containing group B protein has protein sequence MPMPQVRSSQVRLVNGANRCEGRVEVHHNGTWGTVCDDDWDMVDANVVCRQLECGTAISIGSSSRFGQGTGEIWLDNVDCKGGETDLAECGSLGWGTHNCYHYEDVAITCKARASLETRGVPLDPTPTSNRKSGLRDGTIRLVGGANYCQGRVEIYYQGSWGTVCDDDWGLTDANVVCKQIGCGRAVSAHSNAYFGYGTGLILLDNLNCNGYEGQLSTCYSLGWGIHNCGHHEDAGVVCSESGTTTPASTVNTDTQPRFLFPNATTSVTGVYTETTQISTTTSSTTLTPTTTTTSPTTTTTKSTTPRAQPTIRVMNGNSSCRGRVEVLRNGIWGTVCDDDWDMDNARVVCRQLGCGPPLAATKLALYGYGTGPIMLDNVDCVGNEQKLTDCFHLGWFQHNCGHHEDAGVICTPLTDYMTVARDFGMTFKGPPQTTPSSPPLPTPGAIRLADGQHRCEGRVEIFSGESWGTVCDDAWDLPDAQVVCRMVGCGDALASRGQSYYGPGTGVILMDNLKCTGNEASLHDCSHIAWDVHNCDHSEDAGVSCSLLFS, from the exons ATGCCGATGCCTCAAGTCCGCTCGTCTCAAG TGCGTCTGGTGAATGGTGCCAACCGGTGCGAGGGCCGCGTGGAGGTGCACCACAACGGCACCTGGGGCACGGTGTGCGACGACGACTGGGACATGGTGGACGCCAACGTGGTGTGCCGGCAGCTGGAGTGTGGCACGGCAATCTCCATAGGCAGCAGCTCGCGCTTCGGACAGGGCACCGGCGAGATCTGGCTGGACAACGTGGACTGTAAAGGAGGCGAGACCGACCTGGCCGAGTGCGGCAGCCTCGGATGGGGCACCCACAACTGCTACCACTACGAGGATGTGGCCATCACCTGCAAAG CTAGAGCGTCTTTGGAAACACGAGGAGTGCCACTGGATCCCACCCCTACATCAAACCGCAAATCTGGCTTGC GAGATGGTACCATTCGTCTGGTCGGAGGAGCCAACTACTGCCAAGGCCGGGTGGAGATCTACTACCAGGGTAGCTGGGGCACAGTCTGCGATGACGACTGGGGCCTGACGGACGCCAATGTGGTGTGCAAGCAGATCGGCTGCGGCCGCGCTGTCTCAGCACACTCCAACGCCTACTTTGGCTACGGCACAGGCCTCATCCTGCTGGACAACCTCAACTGCAATGGCTACGAGGGACAGCTCAGTACCTGCTACAGCCTGGGCTGGGGCATCCACAACTGCGGACACCACGAGGATGCCGGAGTCGTATGCTCAG AATCTGGCACTACGACCCCTGCATCAACAGTGAACACGGATACACAGCCCAGATTTTTATTCCCCAATGCCACGACTTCAG TCACTGGTGTATACACAGAGACTACACAAATCAGCACCACAACAAGctccaccaccctcacccccaccaccacaaccacttcTCCCACCACTACAACAACCAAATCCACCACGCCTAGAG CGCAGCCCACCATCCGGGTGATGAACGGCAACAGCAGCTGCAGAGGCCGCGTGGAGGTGCTGCGCAACGGCATCTGGGGCACGGTGTGTGACGACGACTGGGACATGGACAACGCCAGGGTGGTGTGCCGGCAGCTGGGCTGTGGCCCGCCGCTGGCCGCCACAAAGCTGGCGCTCTACGGCTACGGCACCGGGCCCATCATGCTGGACAACGTTGACTGCGTGGGCAACGAGCAGAAGCTGACCGACTGCTTCCACCTGGGCTGGTTCCAGCACAACTGTGGACACCACGAGGACGCAGGGGTCATCTGCACCC CATTGACAGATTACATGACTGTAGCGAGAGATTTTGGCATGACGTTCAAGGGGCCCCCACAGACGACTCCATCTAGCCCGCCCCTGCCCACACCAG gtGCAATACGGTTGGCTGATGGGCAGCACAGGTGCGAGGGCAGGGTGGAGATCTTCTCCGGTGAATCGTGGGGCACGGTGTGCGATGACGCCTGGGACCTGCCGGACGCCCAGGTAGTGTGCCGCATGGTGGGCTGTGGCGACGCCCTGGCCTCCCGGGGCCAGTCCTACTACGGGCCCGGCACCGGCGTCATCCTCATGGACAACCTCAAGTGCACGGGCAACGAGGCCAGCCTGCACGACTGCAGCCACATAGCCTGGGACGTCCACAACTGTGACCACTCGGAAGACGCCGGGGTCTCCTGCTCCCTGctcttctcgtga